Proteins found in one Synechococcus sp. LA31 genomic segment:
- a CDS encoding DUF3136 domain-containing protein, translating to MSAPTFTAALTFGELEASYLLYCKALRILIRDGLTRAKASRTVAWSRLESLHHSLPRQYHYPEQLFVLLSRELIAAS from the coding sequence ATGTCAGCCCCTACCTTCACGGCGGCACTCACGTTTGGTGAATTGGAGGCCAGCTACCTGCTCTATTGCAAAGCCCTGCGAATCCTGATCCGTGATGGGCTGACCCGTGCCAAGGCAAGCCGCACCGTGGCCTGGAGCAGGCTGGAAAGCTTGCATCATTCGCTGCCTCGCCAATACCACTATCCAGAACAGCTGTTTGTCCTGCTGAGCCGTGAGCTCATAGCTGCGAGCTGA
- a CDS encoding ATP phosphoribosyltransferase regulatory subunit — translation MALQPAAGARDLNPREVDGNRWLCDQLAEVYRRWGYAEVAPPLVERLETLEAGGGIRNQELARLASDEPLGLRPEMTASIARAACTRLATRPRPLRLWSSGAVFRSVVSDVGQHRLEERLQSGVELLGADASQALVADAELLRLLLACLRQLQVKAEQRPTLLLGHHGVLTALLDQVPSDQQLAVRQALITFDPLALAALELPAHQRQGLQQLMRLRGDVKAVLYQLEQLLGPSALLDQLAGTLSSVASVAEQQGVRLQLDPSFQPHFDLYDGLVLKLVCHGTVAPVAIASGGRYDALVARFGGAAGGMGFSFDIEAIRDLLGTETTAPQRAGATLVAYATEDQLAQALDQLESLHRAGQAAELLQTPCSSQAEAETIATARSCSACEWIGS, via the coding sequence ATGGCCCTGCAACCCGCTGCTGGCGCCAGGGATCTCAATCCCAGGGAAGTGGATGGCAATCGCTGGCTGTGCGACCAGCTGGCGGAGGTTTATCGCCGCTGGGGTTACGCCGAAGTCGCCCCTCCGCTCGTGGAGCGCCTGGAAACACTGGAAGCCGGCGGCGGCATCCGCAACCAGGAGTTGGCTCGACTCGCGTCTGATGAGCCCCTCGGTCTGCGGCCAGAGATGACAGCCTCAATCGCCCGCGCCGCCTGCACACGCCTGGCAACGCGACCACGGCCGCTGCGGCTGTGGAGTAGCGGTGCTGTCTTTCGCAGCGTGGTGAGCGATGTCGGCCAGCACCGCCTGGAAGAGCGCCTGCAGAGCGGTGTTGAACTGCTGGGAGCCGATGCCAGCCAGGCCTTGGTGGCTGACGCCGAACTGCTGCGGTTGCTGCTCGCGTGCCTGCGGCAGTTGCAGGTGAAGGCCGAACAGCGCCCCACACTTCTGCTAGGACACCACGGCGTGCTCACAGCCCTTCTGGATCAGGTGCCCAGTGATCAGCAGCTAGCGGTGCGGCAAGCCCTGATCACGTTTGATCCCCTCGCGCTGGCGGCGCTTGAACTGCCAGCCCATCAACGACAGGGGCTCCAACAACTGATGCGGTTGCGGGGAGATGTGAAGGCGGTGCTGTACCAATTGGAGCAGTTGCTCGGGCCATCTGCTCTGCTCGACCAGTTGGCTGGCACCTTGAGCAGTGTGGCGTCGGTAGCAGAACAACAGGGCGTACGCCTGCAGCTCGACCCGAGCTTCCAGCCCCACTTTGATCTTTACGACGGGCTGGTGCTCAAACTGGTGTGTCACGGCACCGTGGCTCCGGTGGCCATCGCCAGTGGTGGTCGTTACGACGCCCTTGTAGCCCGTTTCGGTGGCGCAGCCGGCGGCATGGGGTTCAGCTTCGATATCGAGGCGATTCGTGATCTGCTTGGCACCGAGACCACAGCGCCCCAGCGTGCTGGAGCAACCCTGGTTGCCTACGCCACTGAGGATCAATTGGCCCAGGCCCTGGATCAGCTCGAATCCCTGCACAGAGCCGGACAGGCGGCTGAGCTTCTACAGACCCCCTGCAGCAGTCAGGCCGAGGCCGAGACGATCGCCACTGCGCGGAGTTGCTCCGCCTGCGAGTGGATCGGTTCCTAG
- a CDS encoding DUF3598 family protein, with translation MADQWQNFLGNLGTWRGSFSGLGPDGQEQNSTPSILSLIADPAEERLVHFRLRRFADPACSGEPVSDLQQDYRSLGRQVVFFETGTFCKGSLQVAPGSNFGAEFGFIHGDRRHRLVQLHNDEGRFDKLVLIREFREGSDAREEPSLTPFALRGSWSGMASTISADWPEPDLATCQFNIDVSAGGALTMEENFSRATPAAEGSDVRVTWMADGGYHRTPEGVSHREPFRIEAGWLVGDDRLERLIRCYDRTGAWLSATQIIATRARA, from the coding sequence GTGGCTGATCAATGGCAGAACTTCCTGGGCAACCTCGGCACATGGCGGGGGTCGTTCAGCGGTCTTGGCCCTGATGGCCAAGAGCAGAACTCCACCCCTTCGATCCTGAGTTTGATTGCCGATCCAGCTGAAGAACGGCTGGTGCACTTTCGGCTAAGGCGATTTGCCGATCCTGCCTGCAGCGGTGAGCCGGTCTCCGATCTCCAGCAGGACTACCGCAGCCTGGGACGTCAGGTGGTGTTCTTCGAAACGGGCACCTTTTGCAAAGGATCACTGCAGGTGGCCCCTGGCTCCAACTTTGGCGCTGAATTCGGATTCATCCATGGCGATCGCCGGCACCGGCTGGTGCAGCTTCACAACGATGAAGGGCGCTTTGACAAGCTGGTGCTGATTCGCGAGTTTCGGGAGGGATCGGATGCGCGGGAGGAGCCATCTCTCACCCCCTTCGCCTTGCGTGGCTCCTGGAGCGGAATGGCATCCACCATCAGCGCCGATTGGCCCGAGCCTGATTTGGCCACTTGTCAGTTCAACATTGACGTCAGCGCGGGCGGAGCGCTGACCATGGAGGAAAACTTCAGCCGCGCAACACCTGCTGCCGAAGGCTCAGACGTCCGGGTCACCTGGATGGCGGACGGGGGGTATCACCGCACACCGGAGGGGGTCAGCCACCGCGAGCCCTTCCGGATCGAAGCTGGCTGGCTGGTGGGTGACGATCGATTGGAGCGCCTCATCCGCTGCTATGACCGCACCGGCGCCTGGTTGTCAGCGACCCAGATCATCGCCACCCGAGCGAGAGCCTGA
- a CDS encoding ferredoxin family protein, whose product MAHTIVTDICEGVADCVDACPVACINPGSGANAKGTGFYWIDFDTCIDCGICLQVCPVEGAIVPEEKPDLQRAS is encoded by the coding sequence ATGGCCCACACAATCGTTACCGACATCTGTGAGGGTGTGGCCGATTGCGTGGATGCTTGCCCGGTGGCCTGTATCAACCCTGGCAGCGGTGCCAATGCCAAAGGCACCGGCTTCTATTGGATCGACTTCGACACCTGCATCGACTGCGGCATCTGCCTACAGGTGTGTCCCGTTGAGGGAGCGATCGTGCCCGAAGAAAAGCCCGATCTGCAACGAGCCAGCTGA